The following proteins are encoded in a genomic region of Enterocloster clostridioformis:
- a CDS encoding bifunctional folylpolyglutamate synthase/dihydrofolate synthase: MGQAEEYLDRIPMWTRKKNSLEDVRRFLDYLGNPDRDRPAIHVAGTNGKGSVCAFLTSILEEAGYSTGTFISPHLVEVRERFLINGRMVDQESFEGAFETVLEASRKLADQGLCHPTFFEFLFYMAMVLFRMRDVDVMILETGMGGRLDTTNVLERPAACVITSISMDHTKFLGDTLAKIAGEKAGIIKTGVPLIFDDGQPEVSTILEGFAFRRGAARYPVGRDDFHVEEIGEKGLSISARMKDGRCLELEIPFEAFYQAENAMLAVRTLDVLRQPGECPRTGCRMPGHGPCICPDGMEWGISDQHIVKGLKNTFWPGRMEQVRPGIYLDGAHNPGGIEAFIQTAGEISHRQGKKPWLLFAAVSDKDYERMAEQLCKEMIWEAVGVVHMNSDRGLAAEALARVFRTYTSRPVYSYGDTKSAVWDMAEKSREGLLFCAGSLYLIGEIKAVLEQKT; the protein is encoded by the coding sequence ATGGGACAAGCAGAGGAGTATTTGGACCGCATTCCCATGTGGACCAGGAAAAAGAATTCATTGGAGGATGTCAGGCGGTTTCTGGATTATCTGGGAAATCCCGACCGGGACAGACCGGCGATTCATGTGGCAGGGACCAATGGCAAGGGTTCTGTGTGCGCATTCCTCACCTCTATTTTAGAGGAGGCCGGATACAGCACCGGTACCTTCATCTCGCCTCATTTGGTGGAGGTGCGTGAACGTTTCCTGATTAATGGAAGGATGGTGGACCAGGAAAGCTTTGAAGGGGCTTTTGAGACTGTCCTTGAGGCCAGCAGGAAGCTTGCGGACCAGGGACTCTGCCATCCCACTTTTTTTGAATTTCTGTTTTATATGGCTATGGTTCTGTTCAGAATGCGTGATGTGGATGTGATGATTCTGGAAACCGGTATGGGCGGCAGGCTGGATACCACCAATGTGCTGGAACGGCCGGCGGCCTGTGTGATTACCTCCATCAGCATGGACCATACCAAGTTTCTGGGCGACACCCTGGCCAAGATTGCGGGGGAGAAGGCCGGCATCATCAAGACCGGCGTTCCGCTTATATTTGACGACGGGCAGCCGGAGGTTTCCACCATACTGGAGGGCTTTGCTTTCCGCAGGGGAGCAGCCAGATACCCGGTGGGACGGGATGATTTTCATGTGGAGGAGATAGGCGAAAAGGGCCTGTCCATTAGCGCAAGGATGAAGGACGGCAGATGTCTGGAACTGGAGATTCCCTTTGAAGCTTTTTATCAGGCGGAGAACGCCATGCTGGCTGTGCGCACCCTGGACGTTCTGCGCCAACCCGGGGAGTGTCCAAGGACAGGATGCCGGATGCCGGGCCACGGTCCCTGCATCTGTCCGGACGGAATGGAATGGGGAATATCGGACCAGCACATTGTAAAGGGCCTGAAGAATACATTCTGGCCCGGCCGTATGGAGCAGGTGAGGCCGGGAATCTATCTGGACGGCGCCCATAATCCCGGAGGTATCGAGGCGTTCATACAGACAGCCGGGGAAATCTCGCACAGACAGGGAAAGAAGCCGTGGCTGCTGTTTGCGGCTGTTTCGGATAAGGATTATGAGCGTATGGCAGAGCAGCTGTGTAAGGAAATGATTTGGGAAGCAGTGGGCGTGGTTCATATGAACAGTGACAGAGGACTGGCGGCCGAAGCGCTGGCCAGGGTATTCAGAACATATACGTCCAGACCTGTTTACTCATATGGGGACACGAAGAGCGCGGTTTGGGACATGGCGGAAAAAAGCCGGGAAGGACTGTTGTTCTGTGCCGGTTCCCTGTATCTCATAGGCGAGATTAAGGCTGTACTGGAGCAGAAGACCTGA
- a CDS encoding YbaK/EbsC family protein translates to MAFDMAKEHLRKAGLEDRIYEFEVSSATVELAAQAVGCEPARIAKTLSFMVDQKAVLIVAAGDAKVDNHKYKEQFHTKARMLSPDEVTEMVGHSVGGVCPFGVKEGVSVYLDESLKRFDVVYPACGSASSAVKLTIPELETASGYLGWIDVCKGWGEERI, encoded by the coding sequence ATGGCGTTTGACATGGCAAAAGAACATCTGAGAAAGGCCGGCCTGGAGGATCGGATTTATGAGTTCGAGGTATCCAGCGCCACGGTGGAGCTGGCAGCCCAGGCAGTGGGATGTGAGCCGGCCCGCATCGCCAAGACGTTATCTTTTATGGTGGACCAGAAGGCCGTGCTGATCGTGGCGGCGGGGGACGCCAAGGTGGACAACCATAAATATAAGGAGCAGTTTCATACAAAGGCCAGGATGCTGTCGCCGGACGAGGTGACGGAGATGGTGGGCCACAGCGTGGGAGGCGTGTGCCCCTTTGGCGTGAAGGAAGGAGTATCGGTGTATCTGGACGAGTCCCTTAAACGGTTTGATGTGGTGTACCCGGCCTGCGGCAGCGCCAGCAGCGCAGTGAAGCTTACGATACCTGAGTTGGAGACAGCCTCCGGGTATCTGGGGTGGATTGATGTCTGTAAAGGGTGGGGGGAAGAACGTATATAG
- a CDS encoding tetratricopeptide repeat protein, whose protein sequence is MNTDYARKNQQIANSFYNLGLEKARIRDLSGAAQCLKKSLHFNKYQTNARNLLGLIYYENGEVADALVQWVISLNLQPEDNLADHYLDEIQRKPGQLEIESQNVKTFNQALWHAQNGSDDLAILQLARVVESNPHFVKAHLLLALLYMAREDFNKAGRCLYKILQIDKSNQKALHYMSIVKQNTGRADAEKRKMVKAFSHRKMEDDDVIIPNTYKENTGISTVLHIIIGLVLGIMAFYFLILPARTRDLNSIHDNNLKSYMQKLNNANQQYDILKSDYDELDAHTKEIQARLDEMTTGNTSVIAQYQGLIWILQDYRSGDLVAAAKAFAGAGFDLIEDENIQAIVENIRQDMTANIYQSLVDRGLQLWNAGNKTEAMDYFQASLTIKPDNPEALFYVGRLYQDAGDTDNANSMFDKVVNEFPDSEYVDRAKNARGY, encoded by the coding sequence GTGAATACAGACTATGCAAGAAAAAACCAGCAGATAGCCAACAGCTTCTACAACCTGGGCCTGGAAAAGGCCAGGATACGGGATCTGTCCGGCGCGGCCCAGTGCCTGAAGAAGAGCCTGCATTTTAATAAGTATCAGACAAATGCCAGGAATCTGCTGGGACTGATATACTATGAGAACGGGGAAGTGGCAGATGCCCTGGTACAGTGGGTCATCAGCCTGAACCTGCAGCCGGAGGATAATCTGGCGGACCATTATCTGGATGAGATTCAAAGGAAGCCGGGACAGCTGGAGATAGAGAGCCAGAATGTGAAAACATTTAACCAGGCCCTCTGGCATGCGCAAAACGGCAGCGATGATTTGGCCATTCTCCAGCTGGCCAGGGTGGTGGAGTCCAATCCCCATTTTGTGAAGGCCCATCTTCTTCTGGCCCTGTTATATATGGCCAGGGAGGATTTTAATAAGGCCGGGCGCTGCCTGTACAAGATTCTCCAGATTGACAAGAGCAATCAGAAAGCCCTGCACTACATGTCCATTGTAAAGCAGAATACAGGCAGGGCAGACGCGGAGAAGCGCAAGATGGTAAAGGCATTTTCCCATCGGAAGATGGAGGATGACGATGTCATCATCCCCAATACTTATAAGGAAAATACGGGCATTTCCACTGTGCTCCACATCATCATAGGACTGGTACTGGGCATTATGGCATTTTATTTTCTCATTCTGCCGGCCAGAACAAGGGACCTTAACAGCATTCATGATAACAACCTGAAATCCTACATGCAGAAGCTCAACAACGCGAATCAGCAGTACGATATTCTGAAATCGGATTATGACGAGCTGGATGCCCACACAAAGGAGATTCAGGCCCGTCTGGACGAGATGACCACAGGCAACACCAGCGTCATTGCCCAGTACCAGGGACTGATTTGGATTCTTCAGGATTACAGGAGCGGTGATTTGGTGGCTGCGGCCAAGGCGTTTGCCGGAGCCGGTTTTGATTTGATTGAGGACGAAAATATACAGGCCATTGTGGAAAATATACGCCAGGATATGACGGCAAATATCTATCAGAGCCTGGTGGACAGGGGACTTCAGCTGTGGAACGCAGGCAATAAGACAGAGGCCATGGATTATTTCCAGGCCAGTCTGACCATAAAACCGGATAATCCGGAAGCTCTGTTCTATGTGGGGCGTCTGTACCAGGATGCCGGCGACACGGACAATGCCAATTCCATGTTTGACAAAGTGGTCAATGAATTCCCGGATTCCGAATATGTGGACCGGGCAAAGAATGCCAGGGGTTATTAA
- a CDS encoding DMT family transporter: MKIKNALLLLLTASIWGVAFVAQSVGMDYVGPFTFNCVRCLMGGVVLLPCIWFFDRKNKRRKQVPAIPGARKTLVMGGICCGVALCLASNFQQFGIQYTTVGKAGFITACYIVIVPVLGLLLGKKCSPVVAGAVVLSLAGLYMLCMNGGELSVNKGDLLMLVCAFLFAVHIMVIDFFSPVVDGVKMSCIQFFVSGILSGGAMLVYETPEMSQIMAAWAPVLYAGIMSCGVAYTLQIVGQKGMNPTVASLILSLESSISVLAGWVILGQRLSSREVLGCVLMFGAIILAQIPVGRNREASLNTEGN; the protein is encoded by the coding sequence ATGAAGATAAAAAATGCGCTTTTGCTGCTGCTTACAGCCTCCATATGGGGGGTGGCCTTTGTGGCGCAGAGCGTTGGAATGGATTATGTGGGTCCTTTTACATTTAACTGCGTCAGATGCCTTATGGGCGGTGTCGTCCTTCTTCCCTGCATATGGTTTTTTGACAGGAAGAATAAAAGAAGGAAACAGGTTCCGGCCATACCCGGAGCCAGAAAGACACTGGTTATGGGGGGGATCTGCTGCGGCGTGGCCCTTTGCCTGGCCAGCAACTTCCAGCAGTTTGGAATCCAGTACACCACAGTGGGAAAGGCTGGGTTCATAACCGCCTGCTACATTGTAATTGTCCCCGTACTGGGGCTTTTATTAGGAAAGAAATGCAGTCCTGTGGTTGCGGGGGCAGTGGTTCTGTCCCTGGCGGGCCTGTATATGCTGTGCATGAACGGCGGGGAACTGTCGGTGAACAAAGGGGACCTTCTGATGCTGGTATGCGCGTTTCTTTTTGCGGTGCATATCATGGTTATTGACTTCTTTTCCCCTGTTGTGGATGGTGTAAAGATGTCCTGTATCCAGTTTTTTGTCAGCGGCATACTGTCAGGAGGGGCCATGCTGGTTTATGAAACACCTGAAATGAGCCAGATTATGGCTGCATGGGCGCCCGTCCTCTACGCGGGCATTATGTCCTGCGGCGTGGCGTATACTCTGCAGATTGTGGGACAGAAGGGGATGAATCCAACGGTGGCTTCCCTGATACTGAGCCTGGAATCCAGTATTTCAGTTTTGGCCGGATGGGTGATTTTAGGACAGAGGCTTTCGTCCAGGGAAGTACTGGGCTGCGTCCTCATGTTTGGCGCCATCATACTGGCGCAGATTCCGGTGGGACGAAACAGGGAAGCTTCCTTGAATACAGAAGGAAACTAG
- a CDS encoding DUF5716 family protein — MDGLVIGLDLNDDYTQICCYDKEKSWTIPTVICRRKEEEVWLSGEEAYAATLLGEGVIVDKLLKMAAKDGTSTIGGICYGGGTLLKLFIEKMLGYPRKEFGTDEVAQLVITLQSVDCRLLDTLMYCADYLEIPRDRVHVISHTEGFIYYVLSQKKELWTNQVGLFELSGERLCYYEMKVQRGMRRNMVQAEAQNQEEAFNLDILDSPSGSRLADKILTACGEKLLNRKLFSTVFLTGKGFERQDWAGGFMRLICNRRKVFVESCLFARGAAYKGADYTHQETSYPYVFICEGRLKAEVSLKVMRRGRENQLVVASYGDNWYESKSSMDLIVDGQKEIEFTISPLDSKKKKLVRIPLTGFPERPPKTTRVELKVAFTDEGTMTMSIRDKGFGELFPSSGAVVKQEVKL, encoded by the coding sequence ATGGACGGTCTAGTGATTGGTCTGGATTTAAATGACGACTATACCCAGATATGCTGTTATGATAAAGAAAAGTCGTGGACCATTCCTACGGTCATCTGCCGGAGGAAGGAAGAGGAAGTCTGGCTCTCAGGGGAGGAGGCCTATGCGGCCACTCTGCTGGGAGAGGGAGTCATCGTGGATAAGCTTCTTAAGATGGCGGCCAAGGATGGGACATCCACCATCGGAGGCATCTGCTACGGCGGAGGTACGCTGCTTAAGCTGTTCATAGAGAAGATGTTAGGTTATCCCAGAAAGGAATTCGGTACAGATGAGGTGGCGCAGCTGGTCATTACCCTTCAGAGCGTGGACTGCAGGCTGCTTGACACTCTGATGTACTGTGCCGACTATCTGGAGATACCAAGGGACAGGGTCCATGTTATCAGCCATACCGAGGGCTTCATATACTATGTTCTGAGCCAGAAAAAAGAGCTGTGGACCAATCAGGTGGGACTGTTTGAGCTGTCCGGCGAACGCCTGTGCTATTATGAGATGAAGGTGCAGAGGGGTATGCGGCGCAACATGGTCCAGGCAGAGGCCCAGAACCAGGAGGAGGCATTTAACCTGGATATACTGGACTCGCCCTCAGGCAGCCGTCTGGCAGATAAGATACTGACGGCCTGCGGCGAAAAGCTTTTAAACAGGAAACTGTTTTCCACGGTGTTTCTGACGGGTAAGGGCTTTGAGCGCCAGGACTGGGCCGGCGGATTTATGCGGTTAATCTGCAACCGGAGAAAGGTATTTGTGGAGTCCTGTCTCTTTGCCAGGGGGGCGGCTTATAAGGGAGCTGATTATACCCACCAGGAGACCTCCTACCCCTATGTATTTATCTGCGAGGGAAGGCTTAAGGCGGAGGTGTCCTTAAAGGTCATGCGCAGAGGGCGGGAAAACCAGCTGGTGGTTGCTTCCTACGGCGACAACTGGTATGAATCCAAAAGCTCCATGGATTTGATTGTGGACGGACAGAAGGAGATAGAGTTTACCATCAGTCCGCTGGACTCCAAAAAGAAAAAGCTGGTCAGGATTCCGCTGACCGGATTTCCGGAACGCCCTCCAAAGACCACCCGGGTTGAGCTTAAGGTGGCATTTACAGATGAGGGTACCATGACAATGTCTATCCGTGACAAGGGATTCGGGGAGCTGTTCCCATCCTCCGGCGCGGTGGTGAAACAAGAGGTGAAGTTATGA
- a CDS encoding STAS domain-containing protein, with protein sequence MEQTTFTYEAREQMLVIHLPKELDHHNCRNLKRDTDLLLAENYINRIVFDFTHTSFMDSSGIGVLLNRYKQMAASRGTVAYYGAGPQVRRILEMGGVSRLIKGYEDRESAIKG encoded by the coding sequence ATGGAACAGACAACGTTTACGTATGAGGCCAGGGAGCAGATGCTGGTGATTCACCTTCCGAAGGAGCTGGACCACCATAACTGCAGGAACCTGAAACGGGATACGGACCTGCTGCTGGCAGAGAATTACATCAATCGGATTGTATTTGATTTTACCCACACATCATTTATGGATTCATCCGGCATCGGGGTGCTTTTAAACCGCTATAAGCAGATGGCGGCCAGCCGGGGAACCGTGGCCTATTACGGGGCAGGACCCCAGGTCAGGCGGATACTGGAGATGGGCGGGGTAAGCCGCCTTATCAAAGGATATGAAGACAGGGAATCAGCAATAAAGGGATGA
- a CDS encoding tetratricopeptide repeat protein — translation MSLILCRQEPVKHPYYIDVLGIHIHSSQELCYIVYNHPVLVMDEFLDDLLIDFIRKDLDMDYLAGRMEKLVETGTRPEEVLALFLSECDYYSDKEIQKFKQTTAALRALHPAQYEKQRADYMFVQQQYGKAAARYGKILEYPRDKVVEDLFLAKVYNNLGACYAMMFQFHKALSCYDKAYELGKDDALLKRIYFLTVFAPELDVKDKYQSVFTDERKRKWSGEIDLAALEAGQAEEVRALRALFKKDPIKRMSGAAEMVRRWKQEYRMMV, via the coding sequence ATGAGCCTGATACTTTGCAGACAGGAACCTGTGAAACATCCGTATTATATCGATGTGCTGGGAATCCATATCCACTCATCACAGGAGCTGTGTTATATCGTATACAACCATCCGGTTCTGGTGATGGATGAGTTCCTGGATGATCTGTTGATTGATTTTATCCGTAAGGATTTGGATATGGATTATCTGGCAGGCCGAATGGAGAAGCTGGTGGAAACCGGCACCAGACCGGAGGAGGTCCTGGCCCTGTTCCTGTCGGAATGCGATTATTACAGTGACAAGGAAATACAGAAATTCAAGCAGACCACAGCGGCCCTGCGTGCCCTGCATCCGGCCCAGTATGAAAAGCAGAGGGCGGATTATATGTTCGTACAGCAGCAGTACGGCAAGGCGGCGGCCAGATATGGGAAGATTCTGGAATATCCCAGGGATAAGGTGGTGGAGGATCTGTTTCTGGCAAAGGTTTACAACAACCTGGGCGCCTGCTACGCCATGATGTTCCAGTTTCACAAGGCCCTGAGCTGCTATGACAAGGCCTATGAGCTGGGAAAGGATGATGCTCTGCTAAAACGCATTTATTTCCTCACTGTCTTTGCGCCGGAGCTGGATGTGAAGGACAAGTACCAGTCCGTATTCACGGATGAGCGTAAGAGAAAGTGGAGCGGGGAAATAGACCTTGCTGCGCTGGAGGCAGGCCAGGCAGAGGAAGTCAGGGCCCTGCGGGCATTATTTAAAAAGGATCCCATCAAACGGATGAGCGGCGCGGCCGAGATGGTGCGCAGGTGGAAGCAGGAGTACCGGATGATGGTCTGA
- a CDS encoding BTAD domain-containing putative transcriptional regulator — protein sequence MNQSSGNKPVIHVRMFGGFIITMDEKAMSDSDNRSRKAWSLLSYLIIKRRGDVSINELFHAIWQDSVQDNPYGALKTLVFRVRKMLEAAGFPSHDLILSQKGAYMWNPAWETEVDTDRFESLCRRILDPEGDGKNMRGACLEAFELYRGIFLPKSAEDSWVGPMAAYYRTLYQKLVVYMAEKLIQDEEYGQAEEICQRAIDIDRFVEDFHYYWIYAAYGQGEQETALKRYKDTTDMFYRERLMTPSEHFKELYRVISSSEQEVVTDLDEIQKNLGTGGAGEGHGAYQCEYAVFKSLVQLERRGVERSGDSVYLCLLTVGDRKGRTLKPEIQARAMERLRASIQKNLRSSDVYARYSVSQFILLLSSATFENSEMVMNRILSAFNKSYVRKDVAVNYSLDVLKP from the coding sequence ATGAATCAATCATCAGGAAATAAGCCGGTTATCCATGTCAGGATGTTCGGCGGTTTCATCATCACAATGGATGAAAAGGCCATGAGCGACAGCGATAACCGGTCCAGGAAAGCCTGGAGCCTGCTGAGCTATCTGATAATCAAGCGCAGGGGGGATGTGAGTATTAATGAGCTGTTCCATGCCATCTGGCAGGACAGTGTTCAGGATAATCCCTACGGCGCCCTTAAAACCCTGGTTTTCCGGGTGAGGAAGATGCTGGAGGCAGCCGGGTTCCCGTCCCATGATTTGATTTTGAGCCAGAAGGGGGCCTATATGTGGAACCCGGCCTGGGAAACAGAAGTGGACACTGACCGGTTTGAGAGCCTGTGCCGGAGAATTCTGGATCCGGAAGGGGATGGGAAGAATATGCGGGGGGCCTGCCTGGAGGCATTTGAACTATACAGGGGCATTTTCCTGCCTAAGTCAGCCGAGGATAGCTGGGTAGGCCCGATGGCTGCCTATTACCGCACATTATACCAGAAGCTGGTTGTTTATATGGCGGAAAAACTGATTCAGGATGAGGAGTACGGCCAGGCGGAGGAAATCTGCCAAAGGGCCATTGACATTGACCGGTTTGTGGAGGATTTCCACTATTACTGGATCTATGCCGCTTATGGACAGGGAGAACAGGAGACTGCTCTGAAGCGGTATAAGGATACCACGGATATGTTCTACCGGGAACGCCTGATGACGCCCTCAGAGCATTTTAAGGAATTATATAGGGTGATCAGCAGCAGCGAGCAGGAGGTAGTGACGGACCTGGATGAGATCCAGAAGAATCTGGGCACGGGCGGCGCCGGAGAGGGGCATGGTGCATACCAGTGTGAATATGCCGTGTTCAAGAGTCTGGTACAGCTGGAACGCAGAGGCGTGGAGCGCAGCGGTGATTCCGTGTACCTGTGCCTTTTGACCGTGGGAGACAGGAAGGGACGCACCCTGAAGCCGGAAATTCAGGCAAGGGCCATGGAACGCCTGAGGGCATCCATCCAGAAAAACCTTCGTTCCAGTGACGTATACGCACGTTACAGTGTCAGCCAGTTTATCCTGCTTCTGTCTTCCGCCACCTTTGAGAACAGCGAGATGGTCATGAACCGGATTCTGTCCGCTTTTAATAAATCGTACGTGCGCAAGGATGTGGCGGTAAACTACAGCCTTGACGTGCTGAAACCCTAA
- a CDS encoding valine--tRNA ligase yields the protein MKELEKTYNPADIEDRLYQKWLDGKYFHAEVNRSKKPFTIVMPPPNITGQLHMGHALDNTMQDILIRYKRMQGYEALWQPGTDHAAIATEVKVIDKLKKEGVDKADLGRDGFLKECWKWRDEYGTRIVKQLHKLGSSADWDRERFTMDQGCSGAVLEVFVKLYEKGYIYKGSRIINWCPVCQTSISDAEVEHVEQNGFFWHINYPVVGEPGRFVEIATTRPETMLGDTAVAVNPEDERYQDIVGKMLKLPLTDREIPVIADPYVDKEFGTGCVKITPAHDPNDFEVGKRHNLEEIVILNDDATVNVPGPYFGMDRYEARKAIVADLEAQGLLVKVVPHSHNVGTHDRCKTTVEPMVKQQWFVKMEEMAKPAIEALKNGSLTFIPESFGKTYLHWLEGIRDWCISRQLWWGHRIPAYYCRECGKLVVSKEAPHACPKCGCTSFKQDGDTLDTWFSSALWPFSTLGWPEKTEDLDYFYPTDVLVTAYDIIFFWVIRMVFSGLEQTGKLPFHTVLIHGLVRDSEGRKMSKSLGNGIDPLEVIDKYGADALRMALITGNAPGNDMRFYWERVENSRNFANKVWNASRFIMMNIEKAAQSGEVALDRLTMADKWIVSKVNTLTREVTENLDKYELGIALQKVYDFIWEEFCDWYIEMVKPRLYNEEDDTKAAAIWTLRHVLIQALKLLHPFMPFISEEIFCNLQEEEETIMVSQWPVYRDDWSFAKEEQSTETIKEAVRAIRVVRSSMNVPPSKKATVYVVSEDEGLLRIFEHSKSFFATLGYAGEVILQKNKDGIADDAVSAVVHRAVIYMPFADLVDIEKEIERLKGEEKRLAGELARSRGMLGNEKFVSRAPEAKIAEERAKLEKYEQMMEQVKLRLAQLQ from the coding sequence ATGAAAGAACTGGAGAAAACCTACAACCCGGCGGACATCGAGGACCGCCTGTACCAGAAGTGGCTGGACGGAAAGTATTTTCACGCAGAGGTAAACCGCAGTAAGAAACCGTTTACAATCGTGATGCCGCCGCCAAACATCACTGGCCAGCTGCACATGGGCCATGCCCTGGACAATACCATGCAGGACATTTTGATCCGCTATAAGAGGATGCAGGGCTATGAGGCGCTGTGGCAGCCGGGGACGGACCATGCCGCCATTGCCACCGAGGTCAAGGTTATTGATAAGCTTAAGAAGGAAGGCGTTGACAAGGCAGACTTAGGGCGGGACGGATTCCTTAAGGAATGCTGGAAGTGGAGAGATGAGTACGGCACCAGAATCGTAAAGCAGCTTCATAAGCTGGGGTCATCCGCTGACTGGGACAGGGAACGCTTTACCATGGACCAGGGATGTTCCGGCGCGGTCCTGGAGGTCTTTGTCAAGCTGTATGAGAAAGGCTACATCTATAAAGGGTCCAGAATCATCAACTGGTGTCCTGTATGCCAGACCTCTATCTCTGATGCAGAGGTGGAGCATGTGGAGCAGAACGGCTTCTTCTGGCACATCAATTACCCTGTAGTGGGAGAGCCTGGCCGTTTCGTAGAGATAGCCACCACCAGGCCGGAGACCATGCTGGGAGACACCGCTGTGGCGGTGAACCCGGAGGACGAGCGCTATCAGGACATCGTGGGCAAGATGCTTAAGCTGCCTTTGACAGACAGGGAGATTCCTGTTATCGCTGACCCGTATGTGGACAAGGAGTTTGGAACCGGATGCGTGAAAATCACCCCGGCCCATGACCCCAACGACTTTGAGGTGGGCAAGCGCCACAACCTGGAGGAAATCGTCATTTTAAACGACGATGCCACGGTAAATGTTCCGGGACCATATTTTGGTATGGACCGCTACGAGGCCAGGAAGGCCATTGTGGCTGATTTGGAGGCACAGGGCCTGCTGGTCAAGGTGGTTCCCCACTCCCACAATGTGGGAACCCATGACCGCTGCAAGACCACGGTGGAACCCATGGTGAAGCAGCAGTGGTTTGTAAAGATGGAAGAGATGGCGAAGCCGGCCATTGAAGCCCTTAAGAACGGAAGTCTTACCTTTATTCCTGAGAGCTTCGGAAAGACATATCTCCACTGGCTGGAAGGAATCCGCGACTGGTGCATCTCCAGACAGCTGTGGTGGGGACACAGGATTCCTGCTTATTACTGCCGGGAGTGCGGAAAACTCGTGGTTTCCAAGGAAGCGCCCCACGCCTGCCCTAAGTGCGGCTGCACCTCATTTAAGCAGGATGGGGATACCCTGGATACCTGGTTTTCATCCGCCCTTTGGCCATTCTCTACCCTGGGCTGGCCTGAAAAGACAGAGGATCTGGATTATTTCTATCCCACGGATGTTTTAGTAACCGCATATGACATTATTTTCTTCTGGGTCATCCGTATGGTGTTCTCCGGCCTGGAACAGACCGGAAAGCTTCCGTTCCACACCGTGCTGATTCACGGTCTGGTAAGGGACAGCGAGGGCCGCAAGATGAGCAAGTCCCTGGGCAACGGCATCGATCCCCTGGAGGTCATCGACAAGTACGGCGCAGACGCCCTGCGCATGGCCCTGATTACGGGCAATGCGCCCGGCAATGACATGCGCTTTTACTGGGAGCGAGTGGAGAACAGCCGTAACTTTGCTAATAAGGTCTGGAATGCTTCCCGATTCATCATGATGAACATTGAGAAGGCTGCCCAGTCAGGCGAAGTGGCTTTGGACCGTCTTACCATGGCTGATAAATGGATTGTGTCCAAGGTAAATACCCTTACCAGAGAAGTGACGGAAAATCTGGATAAATACGAGCTGGGAATCGCTCTTCAGAAGGTTTATGACTTTATTTGGGAAGAATTTTGCGATTGGTATATTGAAATGGTGAAGCCAAGGCTGTACAATGAAGAGGATGATACAAAGGCGGCCGCCATCTGGACTCTTAGGCATGTGCTGATTCAGGCGCTGAAACTGCTTCATCCGTTTATGCCGTTTATCTCAGAAGAAATATTCTGCAATCTTCAGGAGGAAGAGGAAACCATCATGGTATCCCAGTGGCCGGTTTACAGGGACGACTGGAGCTTTGCAAAGGAAGAACAGTCCACAGAGACTATCAAGGAGGCCGTAAGGGCTATCCGTGTCGTGCGTTCATCCATGAACGTTCCTCCCAGCAAGAAGGCCACTGTTTATGTGGTATCGGAGGATGAAGGGCTGCTGAGGATATTTGAGCACAGCAAAAGCTTTTTTGCCACCCTGGGTTATGCGGGAGAGGTAATTCTCCAGAAGAATAAGGACGGAATTGCAGATGATGCTGTTTCCGCGGTGGTTCACAGGGCTGTAATTTATATGCCGTTTGCGGATCTGGTGGATATTGAGAAGGAGATAGAGCGGTTAAAGGGCGAGGAAAAACGTCTGGCAGGAGAGCTGGCCCGTTCCAGAGGCATGCTGGGCAATGAGAAATTTGTCAGCAGGGCTCCGGAAGCAAAGATTGCCGAGGAGCGCGCAAAGCTCGAAAAATATGAGCAGATGATGGAGCAGGTGAAGTTACGTCTGGCACAGCTTCAGTGA